The genome window CCCCGGTACTTGGTGCCGGCCACCACCCCAGCCAGATCCACCGAGACGATGCGGGCCCCGCGCAGCACCGGCGGCACCCGGCCCTCCACGATGGCCTGGGCCAGCCCCTCCACAATGGCGGTCTTACCCACGCCGGGGTCGCCCACCAGCACGGGGTTGTTTTTGGTGCGACGGGCCAGAATCTGGATAACCCGGTTAATCTCTTCGGTTCGGCCAATCACAGGGTCGAGTTTGCCCTCTCGAGCCTCACGGGTGAGGTCGCGGCCATACTCGTCCAGGAACGGCGTAGCCACGGCTTTTTCCTTGGTTTGCTCGCCGGCCTGCGAGAGCACCCGCCAGCGGATGGTGTCCACATCCTTGGCGTAATGGGTCATGATGCGGTAAGCGATGCCGTCGCCCTCGCGGATGATGCCCAGCAGTATGTGCTCGGTGCCAATCACCTGGCTCGACATGTTGCGGGCCTCGGCCCCGGCCAGCTCCATCACCCGCCGGGCGCGCGGGGTGATGGCCGGCGGCTCACCGGTGCGGCTGCCCTCGCCCCGCCCGACCAGCTCCTCGACCATCCGACGCATGGCCTCCAAGCTGGCCCCGTACTCCATCAGGATGCGCGCGGCCGTACCTCCCTCGCGCATCAGGCCCAGTAGCAGGTGCTCGGGCCCGATCATGCTATGGCCCAGTCGGCTCCCTTCCTCCCTGGCGTAATGAAAAACCAACCTGGCGCGATCGTCGTACCTGTTCAAGCGCGAACCTCCTGGTATGTCGTACAAGTATTCATAGCGCCGCTTTCTTCCTACCTCAATATTACAGTATGACCGACCTGTTTTAGGTGTTTGCGCCACACGTTACGAAGCGTTTAACAAAGGTGGCGTACAGCAACCGGGTTGCCCAACTCTGTGGGCACCTAGCTTCGTCCGCCGAGTTATGTGCTTGGGCTGAATTCCGAGCAGTCCACCCGCAGCTCGGGTACGGGCAGAGGTTTTTGCAGGAGTGCACAGTGATACTTACCCTGCTGGCTTTGCAAATACCGGCATAGCAGACACATGCGTACCACGGTGATAACCGAGTCCTCCACCAGCCGGGCCAGTAAAGTTAGCAGCAGGTCATACAGCACTTCTTTATGCGTGGTTTCTAGTGTTTTTAGCGCTTCCTGCAAGGGCCGATCCCAGTCTTTGAGCTTCTCCACATGCTCGAGGCCCGCAGGGGTCAGCTCGAGGGTATGGGTTCGGCGGTCGCGGCCAGGGTGGCGTGTCAGCAGCCCTTTGCCTACCAAAGCCCGAACCGCATCACTGATTGTAGCGGGGGTCAGGTCGAAGTACTGAGCCAGCACCCCTACCCTGCGTGTGGTGGGTTCGCGGAGATTAAGGTGAAGCAAAATCAGGGCTTGAATAGGACTGAGGCCCAGGGGCTCGGCTTTTTGCCATAGCAAGACCCGCTGGGCCTGAGCAAGACGCTCGAGAGCCGATGCAAGTTTTTTTTCCAAAGGCGCTTCCATGGCGCGGTGCGGATCACCACACCGCCGGTATTGTACTTTAGGGACGGAAACTGCTGAAAACAAAGTCGGTGTTTGCCGCGCCCTTGTGGCATTCGTAACAGCTATTCACGTTTATTTCAACAGCCCTGCGACCATCACCTTCAAACACTGCGTACCCCCAGTTGCCAGTTGCAGCAAAACGGCGGGAGTCTCTTTCCATCACAATCACAGCCTTGCGTTTCCCCTCGACCACCGCGTTGTTACCCACCACAGGTTCAAGCAAATCAAACACGATTACCGCCCCTTCGGGGAAGACCCGAGGGTTGGCCTGACAACCTTGCATGGCCCTGCTGTTGGCGTAGATGTGGTGCAGGCCGCCCACCAGCTCAAACAGAGGATGGCCCTTTTCCACAATCATGCTTTTGACGTGCGTCCAGGCACGGTAGCCTTCAGGATAGGCCACGCCACCAACGGATTGTCCAAGTATGCCAGCCGTCAGGCCAAAGCATCCCATCAGCAAAAGCAGGCCGAGCTTGGGCGTTTTCATGGCAGAATCTCCATATATTTAGGACTCCTAAATATATCATTCAGCAGCCCAATCTGTCAAGCCAGGTCTCAGCTGGCCAGCGTTTACACATTTGACCAAGTAAAGTTTTTTGGATATTATTTGCATACGGAGTATGCAAGTTTTCCCCATTTTTATTGCCATTGGAACAGGGATCTTGATAGCGGTTCTGGGACCAATTAATAGCTTACTGCAGGCCAAAGCCGGTATTTTGGGACTTTCCAGCCTGGTACACGTCATAGGTCTTGGCGTGTCTTTGCTAGGCTTGGCATTGTTTCAGCAAACCCCATTGTTTGGGGCATACTTAAGCACCTCGCAGCGCCTAGCCCTAGCTTTTTTTGCTGTTTGCCTTCTCCTAGCTTACGCCGGTTTAGTTGGGATAGGTATCCGGCAAGGCTTACCATGGTACAGTTTTTTGGGTGGAATCATTGGAATTCTTGTGGTGCTCGGAACGGTGTTTTCAGTAAGGGAGTTGGGTATTGCCAACGCCATTGCGCTGCTACTTGCAAGCCAGGTTCTGGCTGCTGCCTTGTTACAACAATTTGGGCTACTAGGCCTGGAAGCCAGTCCCCTTTCAGAAGCTAAGCTAATTGGCTTAGGCGTACTACTTTTGGGCGCTGTAATTGCTATCAGAAGCTGAATATGTCAGAAAGGCTACAGAGGCTCATCAACGGCAAGGGGCCAGTATATGTAGCCACCTATTTATTCGAGCACACCGGCCGCTACTTTGGTGCGCGCCTCGAGCGCGCCTGCCGGACAGGGCTGCTGGAAGGCCTGAAGCAACTGGGTTTTAGCCCAAAAGAGCCAATAACTTTTCTACCTTACCGGGACTCGAACGGTGCAATAGAGCTCTCGCTTGGAGAATCGTTCACGAAGGAAATTTTTCGCAAAGATATCGAGCGGCTGGAAAATGCCTTTGCTCTGATTGCACCGCTTTATCACACGCAGTTCGATGCGGGCATTTGCTTTGAAATTGGGTTCGCTGCAGGCCGAGGCCTGCCTACCATCGTATTGCTGACCAACAACTACCAGTATCGCTATTTCGAAAGACTCTATCGGCTACCTCCTCTGCTGGAACTCATGGCCAATCAAGTACTGGAGGAGGGCGAGTTCCCCTTCACAGAGCTGGCGAGCCAACCTGCGGTGTATCTTGACCTAATCGAAACGGCCTTGCAGCGCATAGAAAAAAGCCTTGGGAATACCATTGGTAAGCGCATACTGCACCCATCGGAAAAACCCTGGCTTTCCACTACGCCAGCCACTAGCCCGAACCGTCGCGTATTCCTCGAGTTTGGTGGGGGCGAGTTTGAGTTTCAGCAGATCTTGGCTGCAGAAGTACGCAAACTTCTGGAAAAAGACGGCTGGCAGGTACTCCTTGCGAAGCGTTACGAGTTGCTTCCCGAAGTAGACCTGCTCGAGGGTGCAAAGAAAGACTTGCAAGACGCCATTTCGTCGGATGTTGTGGTAGTACTGGGCGACGGATCCGATGTTAACCCAGAGAGCGCAGCTTTGCAGGGCTACCTGTATGCTCTAGGGCGCAAAATTGTGCTTTATTACTCTGGCAAAGGCTATATGCATGGTAGCGATGAATATAATATGCCACGCAATTTAATGCTTCAGCACTCAGCTTCTCGAATCGTAGCTACCAGTGCAGATATCGCCTCCGTCATTGGCGAGGTTATCTGCAATGGTCATAACTCATCCACATAACAAACGCTTGTTAGAATAGTGGGTATGAAACTAAGCAGTTACGCGGTCGGAGCCTGGCACCAGGGCGCGGACGACGGCACCCTGGTTACCGATGCGGTGTATGGCGAACCGGTGGCTTTGGTAAGCAGCCAGGGCCTGGATTTTGGGGCGATGGTGCGCTACGCCCGCGAGGTGGGTGGCCCCAACCTGCGCAAGTACACCTTCCACGAGCGGGCCGCCATGCTGCGGGCCCTGGCCCAGTACCTGCAGGCCCGCAAGGAACAGTTCTACACGCTCTCCTACAAAACCGGGGCCACCCAGTACGATAGCTGGTTCGACATTGATGGGGGCCTTGGCACCTTTTTTAGCTACTCCTCGCTGGCCCGGCGCGAGCTGCCCAACGAGCGCTTCCTGGTCGAGGACGACCCTCTGACGATCTCCAAGCAGGGCACCTTTCTGGGGCGGCACATCCTGGTGCCCAGGGAGGGCGTGGCGGTGCACATCAACGCCTTCAATTTCCCGGTCTGGGGGATGCTGGAAAAGCTGGCCCCGGGCCTTATTGCCGGGGTTCCGGCCATCGTCAAGCCGGCCACCCAGACGGCCTACCTGACCGAGGCGGTCTTCCGGGCCATGATCGAGTCGGGGATTCTGCCGGAGGGGGCCATCCAGCTCATCTGCGGCGGCATCGGCGACCTGTTCGAGCACCTGAACGAGCAGGATAGCGTCACCTTTACCGGGTCGGCCTCCACCGGGCGCAAGCTGAAGGTACACCCCAGCCTGGTAGCCAACGCCGTACCCTTCAACATGGAGGCCGACAGCCTGAACTGCGCCATCCTGGGCCAGAGCGTGGAGCCGGGCGACCTCGAGTTCAAACTTTTCGTGAAGGAAGTGGCGCGGGAGATGACCGTCAAGGCCGGGCAGAAGTGCACCGCCATCCGCCGGGTGATCGTCCCCAAGGACAAACTGGAGGCCGTGCTGGAGGCCCTCAAGCAGGCGCTTTCCCAGGTGACCCTGGGTGACCCCAGCCGTCCCGAGGTGGGGATGGGCCCGCTGGTGGGGGCGGCGCAGCGCCGGGACGTGCAGGGTGTGCTCGAGCAGCTCAAGGCCCAGGGCTGCGAGGTGGCTTTCCAGGGTTCGCCCGAGCTTCTGGGCGGCGACTGGGAAAAAGGCGGCTTCATGGCCCCCACCCTGCTCTACAGCCCCAACCCCTGGGAGAGCGGGGCGCACGACCTCGAGCCCTTCGGCCCGGTAGCCACCCTGATGCCCTACGGGAGCCTGGACGAGGCCATCGCCCTGGCCCGGCGCGGCAAAGGCAGCCTGGTGGGGAGCATCGTGAGCTACAACCGGCAGGAGGCCCGCACCCTCTTCTTCGGCTGTGCCACCCACCACGGGCGCATGCTCATCCTCAACCGCGAAAACGCCCAGGAGTCCACCGGCCACGGCTCTCCCCTGCCGCTGCTGGTGCACGGTGGGCCGGGCCGGGCTGGGGCCGGCGAGGAGCTGGGCGGGGTGCGCGGCATCAAGCACTACCTCCAGCGCTGCGCGGTGCAGGCCGACCCCACCACCCTGATGGCCCTGAGCAACGAGTACGTGCGCGGGGCCGCGGTGCGCGAGGATGTGGTGCACCCCTTCCGCAAGTACTTTGAAGACCTGGAGATTGGCGAAAGCCTCCTGACCCACCGCCGCACCGTGACCGAGGCCGATATCGTGAACTTCGCCAACCTCACCGGCGACTACTTCTATGCCCACGTGGACGAGATTGGGGCCAAAGACTCCATCTTCGGGAAGCGGGTGGCCCACGGCTACTTCCTGATCTCTGCGGCGGCGGGCTTGTTTGTGAGCCCGGCGCCGGGGCCGGTGCTGGCTAACTACGGCCTCGAGCACCTGCGGTTTATCGAGCCGGTGGGCATCGGCGATACCATCCAGGCCCGCCTCACGGTCAAGTCGAAAAGCGCCAAAGAACCCAGGCCCGGCGAGCGGCCCACCGGGGTGGTGACCTGGGCGGTGGAGATTACCAACCAGGAGGGCAAGACCGTGGCCCTCTACGACATCCTGACCCTGGTGGAGCGCAAGCCCACGCTTCAGAATTCCACAGCCTCGGCCTGATAGCCCTTCTCGCCCCGTACCAGCCGGCCCATAGGCGGCCCCGGCTCGTGGGTGAAGCAGAGCAGGTAGTCACCCTCGAGCCAGCGTGCGTAGAGCTTTTTGCGGGTCTCGAGGGTGGTCATGGGGTAGAGGTCGAAGGCCGGGATGTAGAGGAGCGGCGTCTGCACCCGCAGGGCCACCAGGTCACCGGTGTAGGCCAGCCGCTGCCCTTCCGAGGCCAGCTCCACCACCTGCATCCCCAGGGTGTGGCCGGGCGCCGGCAGCACCCGCAGGCCGGGCAGCAGCTCGGCCTCCCCTTCCACCGCCTCAAAACGCCCCTGCTCGGCCAGCGGCTCCACGTTTTCTATGCGGTAGCTGGCCTGGCTGCGCTCGTGCGGGTGCAAAGCGTCCTCCAGCTCCTGCTTCTGCACAATGTGGCGGGCCCTGGGGAAGGTGGGCAGGAGCCGCCCCTCCACCAGCCGGGTGTTGAGCCCGGCGTGGTCGAAGTGCAGGTGGGTGTGCACCACCAGCGAGATGTCCTGCGGCCCTACCCCCAGCAGCGCCAGCTGATCCAGCAGGGGGTTGGTCTCGCTCAGGCCGTAGAGGCGGCGGAACTTCTCGTCGGGTTTGCGGTCAATGCCGGTCTCGATGAGCACCAGATGCCCGCCCACGCGCACCAGCAAAGGGTTCAGGCCCAGGCGGATGCGGTTCTGTTCGTCCGGGGTCACCAGCCTCGACCAGAGGCTCCTGGGCACGATGCCAAACATCGAGCCGCCATCTAGCCACAGCTCGCCGTCGTTCAGAATCCAGAGCTCGAGGTTACCGAGCTTGTGGTACAGGATGGGGCGCATTGGGGATGATTATCTCAGGTTCGAAGGCCGCCAGTCTACGCCGCATAACCGCGACTGCGTCCGGGCTCTGATCTACCAGCAAAAACCCCCGCCCATGGCGGGCCGCCGCCTCGCCAGTGGTGCCGGAGCCGGCGAAAAAGTCCAGCACCACCTCGCCGGGGTTGGAGTGCACCCGCACGATGCGCTCCAGGAGCCGCAGGGGTTTTTGGGTGGGGTAGCCGGTTTTCTCCTTGGAGGAGGTGGGCACGATGGTCATCCACCAGACATCGGTGGGGGTTTTGCCCCTCGAGGCCTTCTCCGGCCCGGCCATCTTGGGGGCCAGGTAGGGAATGCGGTCAATGGCCTCGTAGTTGAAGGTGTACTTTTGCGGGTGCTTGGCGTACCAGAGGAGGGTGTCGTGCTTGGCCGGCCAGCGCTTTTTGGAGCGACCGCCGTAGTCGTAGGCCCAGATGATCTCGTTGATGAAGCTCTTGCGGCCAAAGATCTGATCCAGGAGCACCTTCACGTAGTGCACCTCGCGGTAGTCCAGGTGCACGAAGAGCGAGCCGCTCGAGCTAAGCAGGCGGTAAGCTTGCTCGAGCCGGGGGCGCAGAAACTCTACAAAGTCGTCGTAGCGGTCGGGGTAGACGGGGGCCTCGAGGGCCTCGGTGCGGTAGCGCTTACCCCCAAAGCCACGGCGCGAGCCCTGTTCGTCGGCCACTGCGCGTATACGGCGCCGCTGCTGGGTTTTACGGGTGTTGAAGGGCGGGTCGAGGTAGATGAGCGGAAAGGAAGCATCGGGTAAGGTGCGGATGTAATCCAGACACTCCGCCTGCACAATGCGCCGCATCGGCCCGATTCTAGCCCATGAACTGGCCGACCGCACCCTGCAGGCCCGCCCGCACCTCGCTCAAGACCTCCGCCAGCCCCCGCCCCTCCTCCAGCGCCCGGATCAGGGCGCTGGCGATCACCGCCCCATCGGCGGCCTGGGCCGCTTGCTGGGCGGTGGCCCGGTTGGAGATGCCGAAGCCAATCGCCACCGGTGCGTCGGTAAAGCGCTTGATACGCTGCACCAGCTCGGGCAGGCCCTCCGGCAGCCGATCCCGCGCGCCGGTCACCCCGGCCACCGAGACGGTGTAGACGAAGCCGGTGCAGTGGGGGGTTACGGCCTGGATGCGGGCGTCGGTGGAGGTGGGGGCCAGCAGGAAGGTGGTCTCGAGGCCCGCCCGCTGGGCCAGCGACACCAGCTCTGGGTCTTCGTCGGGGGGCAGGTCAGGCAGAATCAGGCCGCTGGCCCCGGCCTCCTTGAACATCTGGAAGAAGGCCGCCGGGCCCACCGCCAGAACCGGGTTGATGTAGGTCATCAGAAAGAGGGGCTTGTCGGTCAGGGCCCGGATTTCCCGCACGAACCCGGCCACCTCGTCCACCCGCAGGCCCTGCCGCAGGGCTTGCTCGGAGGCCCGCTGGATCACCGGCCCGTCGCCCAGGGGGTCGGAGTAGGGCAGGCCCACCTCGAGCAGGTCGGCATAGGGCAGCACCTGCTCCACGATTTCCAGGTCGCGCCCACGGCTGGGGTAGCCGGCCATCACGTAAGGAATCAGGGCCGCCCGCCCCTCGGCTCGGGCCCTGGCGAAGGCTTCGCGGGTGGTCATGCCGCACCTCCCCCGGCCTCCATCAGCCGCATCACCTCCACCACGTCCTTGTCGCCCCGGCCCGAGAGGTTGATGACCATGACCTGCTCGGGTTCCATCTCCGGGGCCAGCTTGGCCGCGTAGGCGATGGCGTGGGCCGACTCCAGGGCCGGGATAATGCCTTCCAGTCGGCACAGAAGCTGGAAGCCCTCGAGGGCCTCCTCGTCGCTGATACCCACGTACTCGGCCAGGCCCTGCTCGGCGTAGTAGCTGTGCTCGGGGCCCACACCGGGGTAATCGAGGCCCGCCGAGACCGAGTGGGCCGGTAGAATCTGCCCGTCGTCGTCGTAGAGCAGGTACATCTTGGCCCCGTGCAGCACCCCCTTCCGGCCCGCCCCAATGCTCAGGCTGTGCAGGCCCGAGGCTTTGCCGTGGCCGGCGGCCTCCACCCCAATCAGCCGGGGCCGGTTCTCCTGGTAGGCAAAGGGTGCAAACACCCCAATGGCGTTGGAGCCCCCGCCCACGCAGGCCAGGATTACATCCGGGTTCTCGCGGCCCTCCTTCTCGAGGAGCTGGGCCTTAATTTCCTCGCCCACCACGCTCTGGAAGTCGCGGGCCATGGCCGGGTAGGGGTGCGGCCCCACCACCGAGCCGATGATGTAAAAGCTGTCGCGCACGTTGGTCACCCAGTCGCGGATGGCCTCGTTGGTGGCGTCCTTGAGGGTGCGGGTGCCGCTCTCCACGGGGCGTACCTCGGCCCCCAGGAGCCTCATGCGAAAGACGTTCAGGGCCTGCCGCCGCACGTCCTCGGCCCCCTGGTACACCACGCACTCCAGGCCCATCAGGGCCGCCACCGTAGCCACCGAGACACCGTGCTGGCCGGCGCCGGTCTCGGCGATTACCCGCTTCTTGCCCATGCGCTTGCACAGCAGGGCCTGGCCCAGGGTGTTGTTGATCTTGTGGGCCCCGGTGTGGTTCAGGTCTTCGCGCTTGAGGTAGATCTTGGCCCCGCCCAGGTGCCGGGTCAGGTTCTCGGCGAAGTAGAGGGGGCTGGGCCGGCCCACGTACTCGCGCAGGTAGTAGTCGTACTCGGCCAGGAACTCGGGGTCTTGCTTGTAGTGCAGATAGGCCTCGGTGAGCTCCTCCAGGGCCGGAATCAGGGTCTCGGGCACATAGCGCCCGCCGAAGTCGCCGTAGCGGCCCCTGGGGTTGGGTAAAGGATAACTGGGTAGCTGCATAGGTTCCTCGCAAAAAACTTGGGCTGGGTCGGATGGGGATAAACAAAAACTCGAGGTCGTGACCTCGAGGAAAGCCCAAACGCGTGGGAAAGGCCCGCCGCGCTCAGGCCGGGCGACGCCACCAGCGCTGGTGGTGCCACTTGTAGCTGCGGGGGGTGCGGGGTCGCATCTGCCCAAAGGGTAGCAAGCCCAGGGGCTTCCGTCAAGGTTGCAAAGAGCGCTTTCTGCAAGCAGGTCTGGGTGTTAGAGTAGGTGCGCAATGGAACCTTACGAACACTATCTCGACTCACTCGCCAAAGTGGCCGTGCACGTGGGGCTGGGCCTCCAGGAAGGTCAGGAGCTACTGATTACCGCCCCCATCGAGGCCGTACCGCTGGTGCGGAAAATCACCGAGTACGCCTACAAGGCCGGGAGCCCCCTGGTCAGCGTGCTCTACGACGACGAGGCCGCCCACCTGCTGCGCTTCCAGCACGCCCCCGAGGCCTCCTTCGACAAAGCGCCCCAGTGGCTCTACAACGGCATGGCCGAGGCCTTTCAGGCTGGAGCAGCCCGCCTGCACATCGCCGGCAGCGACCCCAACCTGCTGGGGGGCCAGCCTCCCGAGAAGGTGGCCCGGGCCAACCGGGCCCGCTCCCTGGCCTACCGGCGGGTGCTCGAGCTCATCACCACCCACCACATCAACTGGAGCATTGTGGCCTACCCACAGCCGGCCTGGGCCCGCGCGGTGTTTCCCGGGCTACCCGAGCAAGAGGCCGTTCGAAAGTTATGGGAGGCCATTTTCAAGGCCTCGAGGCTCGATACCCCCGACCCCGTCGCCACCTGGAAAGCCCACAACCAGCGCCTGGCCGAGCGCGTGGCCTACCTGAACCAGAAGCGCTACCACGCCCTGCACTTCAAAGGCCCCGGCACCGACCTGCTGGTAGGCCTGGCCGACGATCACCTCTGGGCCGGTGGGGCCGTTCAGGCCAAAAACGGCGTGGTCTGCAATCCCAACATCCCCACCGAGGAAGTGTTCACCGCGCCCCACAAAGACCGCATCGAGGGCGTGGTGCGCAGCACCAAGCCGCTTTCGTATCTGGGGAGCCTGCTCGAGGACATCGAGGTGCGCTTTGAAAAGGGCCGCGTGGTGGAGGCCACCGCCAAAAGCGGGGCCGACGTGCTGAACCGGGTGCTGCAAACCGACGAAGGGGCCAAAAGCCTGGGCGAGGTGGCCCTGGTGCCGCACTCCTCCCCCATCGCGCAAAGCGGCCTGCTGTTTTACAACACCCTCTTCGACGAGAACGCGGCCAGCCACATCGCCCTGGGCCAGGCCTACAGCGAGTGCATCCAGGGCGGCAGCCAGCTCAGCCCGGAAGAGCTCGAGGCCAAAGGGGCCAACCGCAGCCTCATTCACATCGACTGGATGATCGGCTCGGGCGAGGTCGATGTGGACGGCATCACCGCCTCGGGGCAGGCCGAGCCGCTGATGCGCAAGGGCGAGTGGGTTTAGGGGCTGGCTTGCTCGAGGTAGCGCGCCCAGGCTGCCAAAGCGTGGGCTAGGGCATAACCCCGATTAGCCAAAAAACGAATGGCACGGGGCTTTTCACCCCTGTGGCGGCTTGGGTAGCGTTCCAGCAAGGCAAGGGCTTCTGCTACTGGGTCTTGCTGGGCCATCTGTGTAGCCAGCACCTCTTCTACAATCTCCCTCGAGACACCCTTAGCCCAGAGGGCCCGGCGCAGCTTGGCCGCGCCCCACTTGCCTGAATACAAACGAACATAACCTTCGGCGTAGCTATGGTCGTCGAGGTAGCCCTGTTGCTTGAGGCGGCCAAGGGTTGCCTCCACCACTTCGAGCGGGGCTCTACGGGATAGCTTTTGGCGCAGGGCCGTCTCTGAGTAAGCCCTGGCCCCCAGCAGCCGTAGCGCATACACAAACAGCTCATCGGGGTTTTCTTGCTTCATCTATTCGATTATGCCCCACGCAGAATGAGAGTCTTGAGCAGTATTCATACTTGACGCTCGGGCGCGAACCCTAGACACTAGACTGAGCCATTTATGGCTACCCAGGCACCTTATGCGCGTCTTTGCCATCGCCGATATTCATCTGTCCAAAGCCTTCCCCAAGCCGATGAGCATCTTCGGGCCGGAATGGAGCGGGCATCCTGAGGCTGTTTTCGAAGAGTGGCGCAAGGTTGTCGGCGAGGATGACCTGGTTATTGTAGCCGGGGACATCTCCTGGGCCATGAAGCTCCCCGAAGCCATGCTCGACCTGGCCGATCTAGCCCAGCTTCCAGGCATCAAAGTGCTGTTGCGGGGTAATCACGATTACTGGTGGCCCTCCATTAGCCGCTTGCGGCAGGTGTTACCCCCGCGCATGCATGCCCTGCAGCACGACTCGCTGATCATCGGGAATTTAGCTATTGCCGGAAGCCGCGGCTGGGATACCCCCGGAAGCTACAACTTCACCCCAGAAGACGAAAAAATCTACAAGCGTGAGGTAGAGCGCCTGGCCCTCTCGCTTAAAACCATCCGGGGCCACGAGTACGAGTATCTGGTTCTGGCTATGCACTATCCCCCCTATGGCCCCACTGGCGGCCCCACTGGCTTTACCGAGTTGATTGAGCAGTATCGGCCTACTTGCGTGGTGTATGGACACCTGCATGGCGCTGACCCCGAAAAGCTGCCCAAGCACTGGAAAGGCATCCCGCTACACTTTGTTTCTGCCGATGTGGTACGGTTCAGGCCCCAGCTCATCCTGGAGACCCCACATCAAACCCACACCTACCAGCCCACGTCCTGACCGCCAAGCCGGACGCTGGTATCTGGAGTATCATCCAGGCATGATTACC of Meiothermus sp. contains these proteins:
- a CDS encoding MarR family winged helix-turn-helix transcriptional regulator, translating into MEKKLASALERLAQAQRVLLWQKAEPLGLSPIQALILLHLNLREPTTRRVGVLAQYFDLTPATISDAVRALVGKGLLTRHPGRDRRTHTLELTPAGLEHVEKLKDWDRPLQEALKTLETTHKEVLYDLLLTLLARLVEDSVITVVRMCLLCRYLQSQQGKYHCALLQKPLPVPELRVDCSEFSPST
- a CDS encoding cytochrome P460 family protein, yielding MKTPKLGLLLLMGCFGLTAGILGQSVGGVAYPEGYRAWTHVKSMIVEKGHPLFELVGGLHHIYANSRAMQGCQANPRVFPEGAVIVFDLLEPVVGNNAVVEGKRKAVIVMERDSRRFAATGNWGYAVFEGDGRRAVEINVNSCYECHKGAANTDFVFSSFRP
- a CDS encoding DMT family transporter — its product is MQVFPIFIAIGTGILIAVLGPINSLLQAKAGILGLSSLVHVIGLGVSLLGLALFQQTPLFGAYLSTSQRLALAFFAVCLLLAYAGLVGIGIRQGLPWYSFLGGIIGILVVLGTVFSVRELGIANAIALLLASQVLAAALLQQFGLLGLEASPLSEAKLIGLGVLLLGAVIAIRS
- a CDS encoding nucleoside 2-deoxyribosyltransferase, which encodes MSERLQRLINGKGPVYVATYLFEHTGRYFGARLERACRTGLLEGLKQLGFSPKEPITFLPYRDSNGAIELSLGESFTKEIFRKDIERLENAFALIAPLYHTQFDAGICFEIGFAAGRGLPTIVLLTNNYQYRYFERLYRLPPLLELMANQVLEEGEFPFTELASQPAVYLDLIETALQRIEKSLGNTIGKRILHPSEKPWLSTTPATSPNRRVFLEFGGGEFEFQQILAAEVRKLLEKDGWQVLLAKRYELLPEVDLLEGAKKDLQDAISSDVVVVLGDGSDVNPESAALQGYLYALGRKIVLYYSGKGYMHGSDEYNMPRNLMLQHSASRIVATSADIASVIGEVICNGHNSST
- the paaZ gene encoding phenylacetic acid degradation bifunctional protein PaaZ; the protein is MKLSSYAVGAWHQGADDGTLVTDAVYGEPVALVSSQGLDFGAMVRYAREVGGPNLRKYTFHERAAMLRALAQYLQARKEQFYTLSYKTGATQYDSWFDIDGGLGTFFSYSSLARRELPNERFLVEDDPLTISKQGTFLGRHILVPREGVAVHINAFNFPVWGMLEKLAPGLIAGVPAIVKPATQTAYLTEAVFRAMIESGILPEGAIQLICGGIGDLFEHLNEQDSVTFTGSASTGRKLKVHPSLVANAVPFNMEADSLNCAILGQSVEPGDLEFKLFVKEVAREMTVKAGQKCTAIRRVIVPKDKLEAVLEALKQALSQVTLGDPSRPEVGMGPLVGAAQRRDVQGVLEQLKAQGCEVAFQGSPELLGGDWEKGGFMAPTLLYSPNPWESGAHDLEPFGPVATLMPYGSLDEAIALARRGKGSLVGSIVSYNRQEARTLFFGCATHHGRMLILNRENAQESTGHGSPLPLLVHGGPGRAGAGEELGGVRGIKHYLQRCAVQADPTTLMALSNEYVRGAAVREDVVHPFRKYFEDLEIGESLLTHRRTVTEADIVNFANLTGDYFYAHVDEIGAKDSIFGKRVAHGYFLISAAAGLFVSPAPGPVLANYGLEHLRFIEPVGIGDTIQARLTVKSKSAKEPRPGERPTGVVTWAVEITNQEGKTVALYDILTLVERKPTLQNSTASA
- a CDS encoding MBL fold metallo-hydrolase, which codes for MRPILYHKLGNLELWILNDGELWLDGGSMFGIVPRSLWSRLVTPDEQNRIRLGLNPLLVRVGGHLVLIETGIDRKPDEKFRRLYGLSETNPLLDQLALLGVGPQDISLVVHTHLHFDHAGLNTRLVEGRLLPTFPRARHIVQKQELEDALHPHERSQASYRIENVEPLAEQGRFEAVEGEAELLPGLRVLPAPGHTLGMQVVELASEGQRLAYTGDLVALRVQTPLLYIPAFDLYPMTTLETRKKLYARWLEGDYLLCFTHEPGPPMGRLVRGEKGYQAEAVEF
- a CDS encoding site-specific DNA-methyltransferase gives rise to the protein MRRIVQAECLDYIRTLPDASFPLIYLDPPFNTRKTQQRRRIRAVADEQGSRRGFGGKRYRTEALEAPVYPDRYDDFVEFLRPRLEQAYRLLSSSGSLFVHLDYREVHYVKVLLDQIFGRKSFINEIIWAYDYGGRSKKRWPAKHDTLLWYAKHPQKYTFNYEAIDRIPYLAPKMAGPEKASRGKTPTDVWWMTIVPTSSKEKTGYPTQKPLRLLERIVRVHSNPGEVVLDFFAGSGTTGEAAARHGRGFLLVDQSPDAVAVMRRRLAAFEPEIIIPNAPHPVPQAR
- the trpA gene encoding tryptophan synthase subunit alpha; this encodes MTTREAFARARAEGRAALIPYVMAGYPSRGRDLEIVEQVLPYADLLEVGLPYSDPLGDGPVIQRASEQALRQGLRVDEVAGFVREIRALTDKPLFLMTYINPVLAVGPAAFFQMFKEAGASGLILPDLPPDEDPELVSLAQRAGLETTFLLAPTSTDARIQAVTPHCTGFVYTVSVAGVTGARDRLPEGLPELVQRIKRFTDAPVAIGFGISNRATAQQAAQAADGAVIASALIRALEEGRGLAEVLSEVRAGLQGAVGQFMG
- the trpB gene encoding tryptophan synthase subunit beta; its protein translation is MQLPSYPLPNPRGRYGDFGGRYVPETLIPALEELTEAYLHYKQDPEFLAEYDYYLREYVGRPSPLYFAENLTRHLGGAKIYLKREDLNHTGAHKINNTLGQALLCKRMGKKRVIAETGAGQHGVSVATVAALMGLECVVYQGAEDVRRQALNVFRMRLLGAEVRPVESGTRTLKDATNEAIRDWVTNVRDSFYIIGSVVGPHPYPAMARDFQSVVGEEIKAQLLEKEGRENPDVILACVGGGSNAIGVFAPFAYQENRPRLIGVEAAGHGKASGLHSLSIGAGRKGVLHGAKMYLLYDDDGQILPAHSVSAGLDYPGVGPEHSYYAEQGLAEYVGISDEEALEGFQLLCRLEGIIPALESAHAIAYAAKLAPEMEPEQVMVINLSGRGDKDVVEVMRLMEAGGGAA